Proteins found in one Terribacillus sp. DMT04 genomic segment:
- a CDS encoding DUF1878 family protein, with translation MEEEKKSTLSFHLQLIAETGVLDKYPFRKLLIERNVNEEEYAAVLQLFQRLNKLFLEQKEEGLLDYTSLLLEFVGMLPEKLHYWEVLLALREEKEDDTYKNLVDELILLDMKNRY, from the coding sequence ATGGAGGAAGAAAAAAAGAGTACGCTGTCTTTTCATTTGCAGTTAATTGCAGAGACAGGTGTGTTAGACAAATATCCTTTTCGGAAGCTTCTCATTGAACGCAATGTAAATGAGGAGGAGTATGCTGCTGTCTTACAATTGTTTCAGCGATTAAACAAGTTATTTCTGGAACAAAAAGAGGAAGGCTTGCTCGATTACACGTCACTTTTACTAGAATTTGTCGGCATGCTGCCGGAAAAGCTTCATTATTGGGAGGTGCTATTGGCACTTCGTGAGGAAAAAGAAGATGATACATACAAAAATCTGGTAGATGAACTAATCTTACTGGATATGAAAAACCGCTATTAG
- a CDS encoding GbsR/MarR family transcriptional regulator, whose translation MKAQNSLYDSLIMELTRTGELFRLSPTEARLLAVLYVENSSQTLDQMANLIGKSKTAVNIAIRNLSHLGLVERVWVKGERKDYYTSANSVYKKLMTLQVKQWHTQTTRQVEVMEQFKQAIPKNNPQRLQMQEKLSASLQFHEQAAGILKKITAISQS comes from the coding sequence ATGAAAGCGCAAAACTCATTGTACGATTCTCTCATCATGGAATTAACGCGGACCGGAGAGCTGTTCCGTTTATCACCTACAGAAGCACGGCTGCTTGCCGTTTTATATGTAGAAAACTCTTCGCAGACATTAGATCAAATGGCTAATTTAATTGGAAAAAGCAAAACTGCTGTCAATATAGCTATCCGCAATTTATCTCACTTAGGACTTGTTGAACGAGTGTGGGTAAAAGGTGAAAGGAAGGACTATTATACTAGCGCCAATTCAGTATACAAGAAATTGATGACGCTTCAAGTAAAACAGTGGCATACGCAGACCACGCGGCAAGTGGAAGTGATGGAGCAATTCAAGCAGGCAATACCGAAAAATAATCCGCAACGGCTGCAGATGCAGGAGAAACTATCTGCCAGCTTACAATTTCACGAACAAGCAGCAGGTATACTTAAAAAAATAACCGCTATTAGCCAGAGCTAA
- a CDS encoding peptidylprolyl isomerase, translating to MKKLAIAAVFATSVVALSACGSGETVVESKAGDISKEDYYQELSGKYGESVLQTMVLEKALDDKYDVDKEQIDEQVNKLKDQYGDSFDSVLQQAGYSDEDAFREQVKTSLLQQKAIADGVEVTDEEIQTRYDHMKTDLNASHILVADEDTAKEVKKKLDDGEEWDKLVEEYSTDTGTVEANGSLDWFSAGTMDAAFENAAYALDKGEISEPVESSFGWHIIRLDDKRDTENEVGSLEEEKEQIKTELAVQKVDSAEQQEKINKLLKDADFDIKIEQYEDLIDNMTAAPTTAG from the coding sequence ATGAAGAAATTGGCTATCGCTGCAGTATTCGCGACAAGCGTTGTCGCACTATCAGCATGTGGTTCCGGTGAGACAGTGGTAGAATCAAAAGCTGGGGACATTTCCAAGGAAGACTATTATCAAGAATTGAGTGGCAAATACGGCGAATCAGTATTGCAGACAATGGTGCTTGAGAAAGCCCTTGATGATAAATACGACGTGGACAAAGAACAGATTGACGAACAAGTTAACAAATTAAAAGATCAATATGGTGATTCATTTGATTCTGTTCTTCAGCAAGCAGGTTACAGTGATGAAGATGCTTTCCGTGAACAAGTGAAAACAAGCTTGCTTCAGCAAAAAGCTATCGCTGATGGGGTTGAAGTTACGGATGAGGAAATCCAAACTCGCTATGACCATATGAAGACAGATCTTAATGCAAGTCATATTCTTGTAGCGGATGAAGATACTGCAAAAGAAGTGAAAAAGAAGCTTGACGACGGAGAAGAGTGGGATAAACTCGTTGAAGAGTACTCTACAGATACTGGAACAGTTGAAGCGAATGGCTCTTTAGACTGGTTTAGCGCTGGCACAATGGATGCAGCTTTTGAAAATGCAGCATATGCCTTGGATAAAGGTGAAATCAGTGAACCTGTGGAAAGCAGCTTCGGCTGGCATATTATCCGTTTGGATGACAAACGTGATACAGAAAATGAAGTTGGCTCACTAGAAGAAGAAAAAGAGCAAATTAAGACAGAACTTGCCGTTCAAAAAGTTGACTCTGCTGAACAGCAAGAAAAAATCAATAAATTACTAAAAGATGCTGATTTCGATATTAAAATTGAACAGTACGAAGATTTGATTGATAATATGACAGCTGCTCCCACAACAGCTGGCTAA
- a CDS encoding DNA repair exonuclease, with protein sequence MLPKLTFIHAADLHLDSKMEGLTAAHPAMKTRLQESTFEALQQLVQYAITLQVDFVLLAGDIFDSNRQSLKALVALREACKELQAAQIAVYMQYGNHDYTGNKPVMRYPDNVHIFQSEQVETFIHSKNNVPAAAIHGFSYTARHVKTRVSKQYQSMGDNIYQIGMLHGSIMTGGPEDVYAPFTIEDLKQADFDYWALGHIHKREILTEQPPIVYPGNMQGRHRKETGEKGCYLVELEGQASTLTFLPLQAIRFEEVTFSVKEGWALYEAEARLMEASAAWEEMYGHVVLYVHFHGAADPLVKWQQENQLEELIDMVNEQQMQLGRLTVLAGFTVQVEFELDEEKLLERNDFTATLFFRSYKTEDIKRSLDELMANRQFRKIKHAYTEEEMQELAGEAKQLLLQTVMEVE encoded by the coding sequence ATGCTGCCAAAATTAACGTTTATCCATGCCGCTGATTTGCATCTGGATAGCAAAATGGAAGGTTTGACCGCTGCACACCCTGCGATGAAAACGCGTCTTCAAGAAAGTACATTTGAGGCGTTGCAACAACTAGTACAATATGCTATTACGTTACAAGTTGATTTTGTCTTACTGGCTGGAGATATTTTTGATTCTAACAGACAGTCGCTGAAGGCATTGGTTGCGCTGCGCGAAGCATGCAAAGAACTGCAAGCTGCGCAAATTGCTGTATACATGCAATATGGCAACCATGATTATACCGGGAATAAACCAGTGATGAGATATCCGGACAATGTACATATATTTCAATCTGAGCAAGTAGAGACGTTTATTCATTCAAAAAATAATGTGCCTGCAGCAGCTATTCATGGATTCAGTTATACTGCTCGTCATGTGAAAACGAGGGTCAGCAAACAGTATCAATCTATGGGAGATAATATATATCAAATTGGCATGCTGCATGGAAGTATCATGACAGGCGGACCGGAAGATGTTTATGCACCTTTTACGATAGAGGACTTAAAACAAGCCGACTTTGATTATTGGGCGCTCGGCCATATACATAAACGAGAAATACTGACAGAGCAGCCGCCCATCGTATATCCCGGCAACATGCAAGGCAGACATCGTAAAGAGACAGGCGAGAAAGGCTGTTATTTGGTCGAATTGGAAGGACAGGCCAGTACCCTGACGTTTCTTCCTTTACAAGCTATCCGGTTTGAAGAAGTGACCTTTTCTGTGAAAGAAGGCTGGGCATTATACGAAGCAGAAGCCAGATTAATGGAAGCAAGTGCTGCGTGGGAGGAAATGTACGGTCATGTGGTATTATATGTGCACTTTCATGGAGCGGCCGACCCGCTTGTGAAATGGCAGCAGGAGAATCAGCTGGAGGAGCTGATTGATATGGTCAATGAACAGCAAATGCAGCTTGGCAGGTTAACGGTACTGGCAGGATTTACCGTACAGGTAGAATTTGAATTGGATGAAGAGAAGCTCTTGGAACGGAATGATTTTACTGCCACCTTGTTTTTCCGCTCGTACAAGACGGAGGATATCAAACGCAGCTTGGATGAGCTCATGGCAAATCGTCAGTTCCGAAAAATCAAGCATGCATATACCGAAGAAGAGATGCAGGAGCTAGCAGGTGAAGCGAAACAGCTTCTGCTTCAAACCGTCATGGAGGTAGAATGA
- the yhaM gene encoding 3'-5' exoribonuclease YhaM, with protein MKKGIGYFQVGDKFDSYLLIKQADKAVASNGKAFLTLILGDDTGDIEAKLWDASPADEQRYQADQVIKVQGEVNAFRGRLQLKIQAIRLAEPNDGVHPHDFVKRAPLSKEQLLEELTSFIFEMENPNLQRITRYFLSNYQEDLLAFPAAVRNHHEFVSGLAFHVVSMLRIARELKNLYPEINKDLLYAGIILHDIGKLRELSGASNPSYTVEGKLIGHISIMSDEIAKAARELKIEAEEVMVLQHMILSHHGKGEWGSPKPPLVREAELLHIIDLIDAKMNTLQRVMDKVAPGDFSERIFSMENRSFYKPAFERE; from the coding sequence TTGAAAAAAGGGATTGGATATTTTCAAGTAGGAGACAAATTCGATAGCTATTTACTAATCAAACAAGCAGACAAAGCAGTAGCAAGTAACGGGAAAGCTTTTCTTACCTTAATACTTGGAGATGATACCGGGGATATAGAAGCAAAGCTGTGGGATGCTTCACCTGCGGATGAACAGCGGTATCAAGCTGACCAGGTCATTAAAGTACAAGGTGAAGTGAATGCATTTCGCGGCAGACTGCAGCTGAAAATCCAAGCCATTCGTCTGGCAGAGCCAAATGACGGGGTGCATCCGCATGATTTCGTCAAACGGGCGCCACTCTCGAAAGAGCAGTTATTAGAAGAACTCACTTCTTTCATTTTTGAAATGGAGAATCCGAACTTGCAGCGAATCACACGCTATTTTCTTTCTAATTATCAGGAAGACTTGCTGGCATTCCCGGCAGCAGTTCGCAATCACCATGAATTTGTATCAGGTTTGGCATTTCACGTTGTGTCAATGCTTCGCATTGCACGAGAGCTGAAAAACCTTTACCCCGAAATCAATAAAGATTTGCTGTATGCTGGCATTATTCTTCATGATATTGGTAAGCTGCGGGAATTATCAGGTGCTTCTAATCCCTCTTATACAGTAGAGGGCAAGCTAATTGGCCACATTTCCATTATGTCAGATGAGATAGCCAAAGCTGCTCGGGAGCTGAAAATAGAAGCAGAAGAAGTAATGGTGCTGCAGCATATGATCTTAAGTCATCATGGCAAAGGCGAATGGGGAAGTCCAAAGCCGCCGCTTGTCCGAGAGGCAGAGCTGCTGCATATCATTGATTTAATTGATGCAAAAATGAATACCTTGCAGCGGGTGATGGATAAAGTCGCGCCAGGAGATTTCTCTGAACGTATTTTTTCAATGGAAAACCGCAGTTTCTATAAACCTGCTTTTGAACGGGAATAA
- a CDS encoding AAA family ATPase codes for MNMRISGGHIYDFGKLHDFTFDFADQSLVIVHGENETGKSTLKAFLIYILFGMRPRELQRYLPRTGGTPGGRLKLLFPEGEVMVERIQDRHNGQAVCYTKADQKDQQWLERQLGGLDAAVYKQVFTLDTETLSSLQLTNKEQLGRVLLEAGQAGTAAIHKLEKKLLQDLQQLYRPQGRKPEINSMLRAFAEQEQHVRQLHNKEETYLPDKEKLQETAAKIVELQNEKADLRRQIPIQKQSLQAVPWLKKAILSREQLRQLEHIEAFPPDGMKRMQELQIQLQPLEAQAHVQQQEAERLNNDLLSIEEQQIEEAAYYQLQKLIERSDWRGQFARLEKLQETAAKLQMEARARKLHYAFPERYTSNMYRAETKEQWRLLREQVMIHNAEREHTEKAVTVKKQEIDKVNTFQERLQQNLIPEKEYRQLHDQRDHDNLHSPSANERFAIKMQVILSILLAGSGIIMTSWILAASGIILLGGALLLWRLEKKNTTVQSETSSYVEEKVREQQELRLRWRQLEEQRHPLEVQLADLQQEQNMQFLAYQKLNAQETAHMERYPFLQAIPLSDWEKAVREWEWKEQLDQEIQRVNHELEQLQCTYTSVVEQAGTIVGLSESLPTREIMQEAEYVMERQRKLRHGKEQLLVQTADIRHRMGTLAEQLNPLREQKAMLLAAVGAEDDKQFQNLSELYLKRKQLEADVQHYDMQARSFLPEEELAAEEPDCLQEEAERKIAELETKLEAVEEELDVCRKQVAMLEFNLAAIESDTAASSAYHELQYQRQELLSAGRKWMVRKLAFDMLLQTKRAFQEDRFPDVLAEASRLFSKVTTHYEQLLLTESGSLVVKDCHGREFSVESLSNGTVEQLYLCLRLALSRKIGSIQAFPLLIDDAFSHSDQKRRAMFYSILQEEKNAQQFILFSWEEPAAELSQQAKVLCLKKMQETYQ; via the coding sequence ATGAACATGCGTATTAGCGGCGGACACATTTATGATTTTGGTAAACTGCATGATTTTACTTTTGACTTCGCTGACCAATCGCTTGTCATCGTGCATGGCGAGAACGAAACAGGAAAATCCACGTTAAAAGCTTTTCTCATCTATATACTTTTCGGCATGCGCCCACGTGAGCTGCAGCGGTATCTGCCAAGAACTGGCGGAACACCAGGCGGCAGACTCAAGCTGCTCTTTCCGGAAGGGGAAGTGATGGTGGAACGCATCCAAGACCGACATAATGGACAAGCAGTTTGTTATACAAAAGCAGACCAAAAAGATCAGCAATGGCTGGAACGGCAGCTTGGCGGGCTAGATGCTGCCGTATACAAGCAAGTATTTACGCTGGACACTGAAACACTGTCATCTTTGCAGCTTACAAATAAAGAACAGCTAGGTCGAGTTCTGCTTGAAGCAGGACAAGCTGGTACAGCAGCCATTCACAAATTAGAGAAGAAGCTGCTTCAGGATTTACAGCAGCTCTATCGCCCGCAAGGCAGAAAACCAGAAATCAATTCCATGCTGCGTGCGTTTGCTGAACAGGAACAACATGTACGACAACTGCATAACAAGGAAGAGACTTACTTGCCAGACAAAGAAAAACTGCAGGAAACAGCAGCTAAAATAGTGGAACTGCAAAATGAAAAAGCAGACTTGCGCAGACAAATCCCTATACAAAAACAATCTTTGCAAGCTGTTCCTTGGTTAAAAAAAGCCATTTTATCAAGAGAGCAATTACGTCAACTCGAACATATAGAAGCCTTTCCGCCAGATGGAATGAAGCGTATGCAAGAATTGCAGATCCAACTGCAGCCTTTGGAAGCACAGGCGCATGTACAGCAGCAAGAAGCGGAACGATTGAACAATGATTTGCTATCGATAGAAGAGCAGCAGATTGAGGAAGCCGCCTATTACCAATTACAAAAACTGATAGAACGCTCCGACTGGCGAGGACAGTTTGCGCGGCTGGAAAAACTGCAGGAAACAGCAGCTAAACTGCAGATGGAAGCAAGAGCTAGAAAGCTTCATTATGCATTTCCGGAACGTTACACCAGTAATATGTACAGAGCGGAAACAAAAGAGCAGTGGCGGCTTTTGCGCGAACAAGTTATGATTCACAACGCTGAACGAGAACATACAGAGAAAGCGGTCACGGTAAAAAAACAAGAAATAGACAAAGTTAATACTTTTCAGGAAAGACTGCAGCAAAACCTTATTCCAGAGAAGGAATATCGACAGCTGCATGATCAGAGAGACCATGACAACTTGCATTCTCCAAGTGCTAATGAACGCTTCGCTATAAAAATGCAAGTGATCTTGTCTATTCTGCTCGCTGGAAGCGGGATAATAATGACTAGCTGGATTTTGGCGGCCAGCGGTATTATTCTTCTTGGTGGTGCATTATTGTTATGGCGGCTGGAAAAGAAAAATACAACTGTTCAATCTGAAACATCTTCTTATGTGGAGGAAAAGGTAAGAGAGCAGCAAGAACTGCGGCTCAGGTGGCGTCAGCTGGAGGAACAGCGTCATCCTTTAGAAGTACAGCTTGCTGATCTGCAGCAGGAGCAAAACATGCAGTTTTTAGCCTATCAGAAACTGAATGCCCAAGAAACCGCACATATGGAACGTTATCCTTTTCTACAAGCTATACCGCTGTCTGACTGGGAAAAAGCAGTGCGGGAATGGGAATGGAAGGAGCAGCTGGATCAAGAAATACAAAGAGTAAATCATGAGCTGGAACAACTGCAGTGCACCTACACATCTGTCGTGGAACAAGCAGGCACAATCGTCGGCTTATCCGAATCACTACCAACACGAGAGATTATGCAGGAAGCAGAATATGTAATGGAAAGGCAGCGAAAGCTAAGGCATGGCAAAGAGCAGCTGTTAGTACAAACAGCAGACATCCGGCATCGAATGGGAACGTTGGCAGAGCAACTCAACCCCTTGAGAGAACAAAAAGCAATGCTGCTTGCTGCAGTCGGAGCAGAGGACGACAAGCAATTCCAGAACTTATCGGAACTTTATCTGAAAAGAAAACAGTTAGAAGCAGATGTACAGCACTATGACATGCAAGCACGATCATTTCTGCCTGAAGAAGAATTGGCTGCAGAAGAGCCTGACTGCTTGCAAGAAGAAGCAGAGCGGAAAATTGCCGAACTGGAAACAAAGCTGGAGGCTGTTGAAGAAGAATTAGATGTATGTCGAAAGCAAGTGGCTATGCTGGAGTTCAACCTTGCTGCTATTGAATCGGATACAGCTGCTTCAAGTGCATATCATGAGCTGCAGTACCAAAGGCAGGAGCTGCTTTCCGCTGGTCGCAAGTGGATGGTAAGGAAACTGGCATTTGATATGCTGCTCCAGACAAAGAGAGCATTTCAAGAAGATCGATTTCCGGACGTATTAGCGGAAGCTTCTCGTCTTTTCTCGAAAGTGACTACTCATTATGAGCAATTATTATTAACAGAGTCAGGGAGCTTAGTTGTAAAGGATTGTCACGGCAGAGAATTTTCAGTCGAGTCTTTATCAAATGGAACGGTGGAGCAGCTTTATCTTTGTTTGAGGTTGGCACTTTCGAGGAAGATAGGAAGCATACAAGCTTTTCCGTTATTAATTGATGATGCATTCAGTCATTCAGACCAAAAAAGAAGGGCAATGTTTTACAGCATTCTTCAAGAAGAGAAAAATGCACAGCAGTTTATATTATTCTCATGGGAAGAACCGGCAGCAGAGCTATCACAGCAAGCAAAAGTGCTTTGCCTGAAAAAAATGCAAGAAACTTATCAGTAA
- a CDS encoding glycine betaine/L-proline ABC transporter ATP-binding protein — protein MPIIQVNNLSKVFGKNTKAALQLAESGKTKEEILKETGSTVGVNRASFEVEAGEIFVIMGLSGSGKSTLVRLINRLIEPTTGDVFIEGENLAKMDKKELRRVRREKLSMVFQRFGLFPNRTILQNAEYGLEVQGVDKQERAEKAKKSLELVGLGGYLEQYPGQLSGGMQQRVGLARALANDPEVLLMDEAFSALDPLIRKDMQDELLDLQESMKKTILFITHDLDEALRIGDRIALMKDGNIVQIGTPEEILMNPANSYVEKFVEDVDRAKVLTAHQIMKRPETINIDKHGPRVALERMREAGLSSIFVVDSKRTLQGIITADAANEARKNEVTNLSEIIQREVPTVEKDTQLHDLFAVIHDSPVPLAVTENGKLLGIIVRGAVIGALAGEGEVNVNA, from the coding sequence GTGCCAATCATTCAAGTAAATAATCTCTCTAAAGTGTTTGGAAAGAATACGAAGGCCGCACTTCAGTTGGCTGAATCTGGAAAAACAAAGGAAGAGATACTAAAAGAAACAGGGAGCACAGTTGGGGTTAATCGCGCTTCATTTGAAGTGGAAGCAGGAGAGATATTTGTCATCATGGGTCTTTCAGGCAGCGGTAAATCCACTTTAGTTCGTTTGATTAACCGATTGATTGAACCAACAACCGGAGATGTCTTCATCGAAGGGGAAAATCTTGCGAAAATGGATAAAAAAGAGCTTCGCCGCGTGCGTCGGGAAAAGCTAAGTATGGTATTTCAGCGTTTCGGGCTGTTTCCGAACAGAACAATCTTGCAAAACGCGGAATATGGACTGGAAGTGCAAGGCGTAGATAAGCAAGAAAGAGCGGAGAAAGCAAAGAAATCCTTGGAGCTAGTTGGCTTAGGCGGTTATCTGGAACAGTATCCAGGACAGCTATCCGGAGGAATGCAGCAGCGTGTTGGTCTTGCGCGAGCACTTGCGAATGATCCAGAGGTCTTACTTATGGATGAAGCATTTTCTGCATTAGATCCGCTTATCCGCAAAGATATGCAGGATGAATTACTTGATCTTCAAGAATCAATGAAAAAGACCATTCTGTTTATCACGCATGATTTAGATGAAGCACTTCGAATCGGAGACCGCATTGCTTTAATGAAAGACGGTAATATTGTGCAGATCGGAACACCAGAAGAAATTCTCATGAATCCGGCTAACAGCTACGTTGAGAAATTTGTTGAGGATGTAGATCGTGCGAAAGTACTGACTGCTCATCAGATTATGAAACGTCCAGAAACAATTAATATTGATAAGCATGGTCCACGTGTTGCGTTAGAAAGGATGCGAGAAGCTGGATTGTCCAGTATTTTTGTTGTCGATAGCAAACGTACGCTGCAGGGAATTATTACGGCAGATGCAGCGAATGAAGCACGCAAAAATGAAGTGACGAACTTATCGGAAATTATTCAGCGTGAAGTACCGACAGTAGAGAAAGATACACAGCTGCATGATTTGTTTGCTGTAATCCATGATTCGCCAGTTCCTCTAGCAGTAACGGAGAATGGCAAGCTATTAGGAATTATCGTCAGAGGTGCAGTTATCGGAGCACTTGCTGGTGAGGGTGAGGTGAACGTGAATGCTTAA
- a CDS encoding GbsR/MarR family transcriptional regulator has protein sequence MPSNEENWAKYEESIEKFIQVIAKNMNLYGITSSVGRLYGALYFAGRPMTLDDMRDALEMSKTSMSTGVRALAEMKMVEPAYKKGMRKDLYKSEEDWYKSFTALFGNKWEKTTQSNLEEAEETIEELHQLKEESDDPELRQQIEQDIDRLLYACDYYTWLLRFLHVVESGEIFKYVPKPPKR, from the coding sequence TTGCCGAGTAATGAAGAAAATTGGGCTAAGTATGAGGAATCGATTGAAAAATTCATACAAGTCATCGCCAAGAATATGAATTTGTACGGAATCACCTCATCTGTCGGCCGTCTATATGGAGCTCTGTATTTTGCAGGTCGCCCAATGACATTGGATGATATGAGAGATGCTTTAGAAATGAGCAAAACGAGCATGTCAACAGGCGTACGCGCATTAGCAGAGATGAAGATGGTGGAACCTGCTTATAAGAAGGGTATGCGCAAAGATTTATACAAATCAGAGGAAGACTGGTACAAGTCATTTACAGCTCTCTTCGGAAATAAATGGGAGAAAACAACACAATCTAACTTGGAAGAAGCAGAAGAGACGATTGAAGAGCTGCATCAGCTGAAGGAAGAGTCAGATGACCCGGAGCTTCGTCAGCAAATTGAGCAGGATATAGACCGTCTTTTATATGCTTGTGATTACTATACATGGCTTCTGCGATTTTTACATGTTGTAGAATCCGGAGAGATATTTAAGTACGTTCCAAAGCCGCCAAAGAGATAA
- a CDS encoding sporulation YhaL family protein, with product MPDIPMWVMLVFLCMIGSGFMAFRTQRHDYQTEQQYIEREGNVYMERMEEERAKRHTQVNTHEKDRNE from the coding sequence ATGCCAGATATACCGATGTGGGTCATGCTCGTCTTTCTTTGTATGATAGGCAGCGGCTTCATGGCATTCCGAACGCAGCGGCACGATTACCAAACAGAGCAGCAATACATCGAGCGGGAAGGAAATGTCTATATGGAGCGAATGGAAGAGGAGCGAGCTAAACGACATACACAAGTAAATACGCATGAAAAAGACCGAAACGAATGA
- a CDS encoding MFS transporter codes for MRWKDWDRNLKIRLFGEAMMHFLFWAYFPFMTIFFQDAFGKGRAGVLLMFSQALSVLASLVGGYCADRFGRRKMMSIAVAGQSITFLVFAFANSPWLSSSALTFLAFSLLGIWSALYWPASHAMVADVVKEKHRASVFAVFYTSLNIAVVVGPLIGTILFYSYRFQMLLAGFVLTSILFVIMQMFIRETVQEQKQAKADHGTWYKAVWRELQTYRLIAQDRTFLLFIVAGVLVAQTFLQLDILIAVYTSEVIANQTIFAIGDFRMQVGGKQAFSLILALNGLLVALLTVYITKLVTKFRIARVFVASSIAYAAGILLYGLTESFWIFVIAMVLFTMGELMVVGLQESFVATLASEESRGQYFSAASLRFTLGKLLAPLSLVLVSYISYRLTFTILAVLALLSAFVYQAMFKRYHKEQRASA; via the coding sequence ATGAGATGGAAAGATTGGGATCGTAACCTGAAAATCCGCTTGTTTGGAGAAGCAATGATGCACTTTTTGTTTTGGGCGTATTTTCCATTTATGACGATATTTTTTCAAGATGCGTTCGGGAAAGGACGTGCCGGGGTCTTGCTCATGTTTTCGCAAGCCCTTTCCGTACTGGCTAGCTTAGTAGGCGGATATTGTGCGGATCGATTTGGCAGGAGAAAGATGATGAGTATTGCAGTGGCTGGTCAATCCATCACTTTTCTCGTGTTTGCATTTGCCAATTCTCCTTGGCTGTCATCATCAGCCCTGACTTTCTTGGCATTTAGTTTACTTGGTATATGGAGTGCTTTGTATTGGCCGGCATCGCATGCCATGGTGGCAGATGTAGTCAAGGAGAAACATCGGGCTTCCGTATTTGCAGTCTTTTATACAAGTCTTAATATTGCCGTTGTAGTTGGACCGCTAATTGGTACGATATTATTTTATTCTTACCGGTTTCAGATGCTGCTTGCTGGATTTGTACTTACTAGTATCTTATTCGTTATTATGCAAATGTTTATCAGAGAGACAGTTCAGGAACAGAAGCAAGCGAAAGCTGACCACGGAACCTGGTATAAAGCAGTATGGCGCGAGCTGCAAACGTATCGGCTTATCGCTCAGGATCGTACTTTCCTGCTCTTTATTGTTGCTGGGGTCCTCGTTGCGCAAACCTTTTTACAGCTGGATATTCTAATTGCTGTTTATACAAGTGAGGTTATCGCCAATCAGACTATCTTTGCTATTGGTGATTTTAGGATGCAAGTAGGTGGAAAGCAAGCATTTTCACTAATCTTGGCTCTTAACGGCTTATTAGTCGCTTTACTTACTGTATATATAACGAAACTGGTCACGAAGTTTCGGATTGCACGTGTCTTCGTTGCATCTAGTATTGCGTATGCAGCCGGTATTTTGTTATATGGATTGACCGAAAGCTTCTGGATCTTTGTCATTGCGATGGTTTTGTTTACTATGGGAGAACTGATGGTAGTTGGGCTGCAGGAAAGCTTTGTGGCAACATTGGCGTCAGAGGAGAGCCGTGGACAGTATTTTTCAGCTGCAAGCTTGCGGTTTACGCTTGGTAAGCTGCTGGCTCCGCTAAGTCTCGTATTGGTGAGTTATATTAGCTATCGGCTGACGTTTACAATTCTTGCTGTGTTGGCTTTGCTTAGTGCTTTCGTCTATCAAGCGATGTTCAAACGCTATCACAAAGAACAGCGAGCCTCTGCTTAA
- a CDS encoding DUF3267 domain-containing protein encodes MNCWRSVNVNKDLGKHRILLVSTLIGTLTFIILYPMLTLIHPNFKMKETHLLLSMLSIYILPFIHSISHLIPFWLTKKSCIYRLHWIGQCTPMFHFKVRTETSRLIPFFSLIMPTVLITIPLFIAAVLSNTMPIYFLLLLSVNAAMTFSDGFYLCNLLQAPRKCVISGTEKSYDILTK; translated from the coding sequence ATGAACTGCTGGAGAAGTGTCAACGTCAACAAAGATCTCGGGAAACACCGAATTCTACTTGTATCCACTCTCATAGGAACTTTGACATTCATTATACTTTACCCGATGCTGACGCTGATCCATCCGAATTTTAAGATGAAAGAAACACATTTATTGTTAAGCATGCTATCTATTTATATACTTCCTTTTATCCATAGTATCTCACATTTGATACCTTTTTGGCTGACCAAAAAAAGCTGTATATACAGACTGCATTGGATTGGCCAGTGCACGCCAATGTTTCATTTTAAAGTAAGAACGGAAACCAGCCGTCTTATTCCTTTCTTTTCTTTAATTATGCCAACTGTTTTAATAACAATACCTTTGTTTATAGCTGCTGTACTTTCAAACACGATGCCGATTTATTTTCTGCTTCTTCTTAGTGTGAATGCGGCTATGACATTCTCCGATGGCTTCTATTTATGCAACCTGCTGCAAGCACCGCGTAAATGTGTCATTTCCGGTACAGAGAAGAGTTATGATATATTAACAAAGTAA